One Mercurialis annua linkage group LG3, ddMerAnnu1.2, whole genome shotgun sequence DNA window includes the following coding sequences:
- the LOC126673325 gene encoding uncharacterized protein LOC126673325, with the protein MKMDIWSWICALPDLAEWAESESPRVFELASSVRDDSSTHRSIHLRAERSAGSNSDVLVTFALCLQGFHHYNAPETIWVSDKCPLNSEKPFLPLLLQLLQEIITRSPMAAQASTCPRSQLQKLKPEPISWIIDSHSPESFSSFFNLVFIMRLFWLCVFDAPSEVGSMYFESMLGPNLEILKCEQAQVLKTFLVTVGVDAELYFMRTLGYMLTKWIMLREVGVGLHVLAPTSGQQVKFSYAMETHGFWVLKGYAPILAMDSSNSSRNKSKFLTVEARDSVLKYALAHQQLEAVLQLEYSVSFYEGYIRVIAHVDNLRFHVAKLGLKKSESAEYSEERHFVSRAKIWAGPEVGATYVAGLSLGRSTENGEREMEVNKVVKGSHESSTSSKVKTRARMVTRTKMKNWRWDQDAEGNCVIFDAVLHNSTNGKEAATWKTKINDNNSDGGDSKGIGNENKYDEPNRPFTKTRGLVFAGDDYGEGVEWRLSKEMEGSVLKWRIGGQVWVTYWPSEVQSSYFETRCVQWCDEVDLPLIPGK; encoded by the coding sequence ATGAAGATGGATATATGGTCATGGATATGTGCGCTTCCTGACTTGGCCGAGTGGGCCGAGTCAGAGTCACCACGTGTCTTTGAACTCGCGAGTTCCGTCAGAGACGATTCATCAACTCATCGTTCTATTCATCTTAGAGCAGAAAGAAGTGCTGGGTCCAACTCGGACGTATTGGTTACATTCGCTTTATGTTTACAGGGTTTTCATCATTATAATGCTCCAGAGACTATTTGGGTTTCTGACAAATGTCCTTTAAACTCAGAAAAACCTTTCCTTCCTTTACTACTACAACTTCTCCAAGAAATCATCACACGCTCACCTATGGCTGCTCAGGCTAGTACTTGCCCTCGTTCACAGCTTCAAAAACTCAAACCTGAACCCATTTCTTGGATCATCGATAGTCATTCACCCGAGTCattttcaagtttctttaacttgGTGTTTATCATGAGGTTGTTTTGGCTATGCGTATTCGATGCACCAAGCGAAGTTGGGTCCATGTACTTCGAGTCCATGTTAGGTCCTAACCTTGAAATTCTGAAATGTGAACAAGCTCAagttttaaaaacttttttagTAACAGTCGGAGTAGACGCTGAGCTTTATTTTATGCGTACTCTGGGTTATATGTTGACAAAATGGATTATGTTGAGAGAAGTTGGTGTAGGACTACATGTTCTAGCTCCTACTTCGGGACAGCAAGTTAAGTTCTCTTATGCAATGGAAACACATGGTTTTTGGGTATTGAAGGGCTATGCACCTATTTTGGCTATGGATAGCAGTAATTCTTCAAGAAATAAAAGCAAATTTCTAACTGTTGAAGCTAGGGATTCAGTACTAAAATATGCTTTGGCTCACCAACAGTTGGAGGCAGTTTTACAGTTAGAATATTCTGTTAGTTTCTATGAAGGGTACATTCGGGTCATTGCACATGTCGACAATCTGCGGTTCCATGTGGCAAAACTGGGGCTTAAAAAGAGTGAGAGTGCAGAATATTCTGAGGAAAGGCATTTTGTTTCTAGAGCTAAGATTTGGGCTGGACCGGAGGTTGGAGCAACTTATGTGGCCGGGTTGAGTTTGGGTCGATCAACGGAAAATGGAGAGAGAGAAATGGAAGTAAACAAAGTTGTAAAGGGAAGTCATGAAAGTTCAACATCTTCTAAGGTGAAAACTAGGGCAAGGATGGTTACAAGGACGAAGATGAAAAACTGGAGGTGGGACCAAGATGCTGAAGGGAATTGTGTTATTTTTGATGCAGTTTTACATAATAGTACAAATGGTAAAGAAGCTGCCACATGGAAAACAAAAATCAACGATAATAATAGTGATGGTGGTGATAGCAAAGGCATTGGTAATGAAAATAAGTATGATGAACCGAATCGACCATTTACCAAAACAAGAGGGTTGGTTTTTGCAGGTGACGATTACGGGGAAGGAGTAGAGTGGAGATTGAGCAAGGAAATGGAAGGTAGTGTTTTGAAATGGAGAATTGGAGGTCAAGTTTGGGTAACTTATTGGCCAAGTGAAGTCCAGAGTTCATATTTTGAGACTAGGTGTGTTCAATGGTGTGATGAAGTTGATTTACCGTTAATTCctggaaaataa